A genomic stretch from Flavobacterium sp. KS-LB2 includes:
- a CDS encoding adenosine deaminase, translating to MKLLQTLFFAFLINFSYSQSTNDYFEKIRNNEAELTAFFSQMPKGGDLHHHFSGSIYAEPLLQHAITENFYLNTETMDVSKERPSTGNWEQFSTLKNNGTLDAYKQKIMQKWSVKDYNHVDYPSDKLFFESFMKFEPAIKGNFGPGLLELKNRAISENVSYIETQLSTIPTTMNTDDLTPFNVRLRKLALAKDEKAITKALDSLYSSLIKKNAASYANDFNTNFVAKLHNDLKIDDKQFTMRYQNFVLRFMEPVDLFKNLVIAFISADQSPLMAGVNIVSPEDGETSMKDYWLHMLLFKYCHSRYPNVKYTMHAGELTLGLVQPEELTWHIGAAVYNAGANRIGHGVDIAYEKDSYDLLRYMAKKSIPIEINLVSNEFILKVKESRHPLTLYKNFDVPIVISTDDAGILRTNVTEQYVLLAKRYKDVSYTDIKQYVYNSINYSFIKEASVKKQLLKDLDNRFKAFEANFPMK from the coding sequence ATGAAATTATTACAAACTTTATTCTTCGCTTTTCTTATCAATTTCAGTTATTCTCAATCAACGAATGACTATTTTGAAAAGATTAGAAATAATGAAGCTGAATTAACTGCTTTCTTTTCCCAAATGCCAAAAGGTGGGGATTTACACCATCATTTCTCCGGTTCTATTTATGCCGAACCCTTATTACAGCATGCTATAACTGAAAATTTTTATCTGAATACAGAAACCATGGATGTGTCAAAAGAGAGGCCATCCACAGGAAACTGGGAACAATTTTCAACATTAAAAAACAACGGAACTTTAGATGCTTACAAACAAAAAATCATGCAGAAATGGTCTGTAAAAGATTATAATCATGTAGATTACCCTTCGGACAAGTTGTTTTTTGAATCATTTATGAAGTTTGAACCGGCGATTAAAGGAAATTTTGGTCCAGGATTATTGGAATTGAAAAATAGAGCGATTTCAGAAAATGTCAGTTACATTGAGACACAATTGTCTACAATTCCAACGACCATGAATACGGATGATTTGACGCCATTTAACGTTAGATTGCGAAAATTAGCTTTGGCGAAAGACGAAAAAGCAATCACTAAAGCATTAGATTCCCTTTACAGCTCGTTAATTAAGAAAAATGCTGCATCTTACGCCAATGATTTCAATACTAACTTTGTTGCTAAGTTACACAATGATTTAAAAATTGACGACAAGCAATTTACAATGCGCTATCAAAATTTTGTATTGCGTTTTATGGAGCCAGTCGATTTATTTAAGAATCTGGTAATCGCATTCATTTCGGCAGATCAAAGTCCTTTAATGGCTGGTGTTAATATTGTTTCTCCCGAAGATGGCGAAACTTCAATGAAAGATTATTGGTTGCACATGCTCCTTTTTAAATACTGTCATTCGCGTTATCCAAATGTAAAATATACGATGCATGCTGGTGAACTAACTCTTGGTTTAGTGCAACCTGAAGAATTGACTTGGCATATTGGAGCCGCTGTTTATAATGCAGGAGCCAATCGTATTGGTCATGGAGTCGATATAGCTTATGAGAAAGATTCGTATGATTTATTGCGCTACATGGCGAAGAAAAGTATTCCTATCGAAATCAATTTAGTGAGTAACGAATTCATTTTAAAAGTAAAAGAAAGCCGTCATCCTTTGACATTGTATAAAAATTTTGATGTACCCATAGTAATCAGCACCGATGATGCTGGTATCTTACGCACGAACGTGACCGAACAATATGTATTATTAGCTAAAAGATACAAAGACGTTTCGTACACAGATATCAAGCAATATGTATACAACAGCATCAATTACAGCTTTATAAAAGAGGCTTCTGTAAAAAAACAATTGCTTAAAGATTTAGATAATCGATTTAAAGCTTTCGAAGCAAATTTTCCAATGAAATAA